The Pelobates fuscus isolate aPelFus1 chromosome 2, aPelFus1.pri, whole genome shotgun sequence genome has a segment encoding these proteins:
- the LOC134586444 gene encoding oocyte zinc finger protein XlCOF19-like translates to MDSIHEGVFSSHNGSQQSETIPEGDYVSTSTSESIYMEQSDGVQNAVTTQNPLKPKKCDRTLSTKSGHGSQQRAHEDEKLYICCDCGKTFSNWMGYNLHQRTPDGCKLFSCIECDKKFTCKSHLERHQRTHTGEKPYRCTECNKSFGQSSHLVRHVRIHTGDKPYLCTECGTTFTHSAQLWSHKTVHTGEKLYKCLECGRGFSKSSHLISHKRIHTGEKPYICPDCGKCFINNSNLTLHRRTHTGDKPYSCSDCGRKFSDKSSCVRHRRRHTGERPYTCNVCDRRFSNSSSCRRHKGRKHSS, encoded by the coding sequence ATGGATTCAATTCACGAAGGTGTCTTCTCCTCCCACAATGGAAGCCAGCAAAGTGAAACGATTCCTGAAGGAGATTATGTTAGTACTTCTACAAGTGAAAGTATTTACATGGAACAGTCTGACGGTGTTCAGAATGCTGTAACTACCCAGAATCCACTCAAACCTAAAAAATGTGACAGGACATTGTCCACAAAATCTGGTCATGGGAGTCAGCAGAGGGCACATGAAGACGAGAAGCTTTATATTTGCTGTGACTGCGGGAAGACGTTTAGTAATTGGATGGGATATAATCTGCACCAGCGAACACCAGATGGATGCAAACTATTTTCCTGTATTGAGTGTGATAAAAAATTTACATGCAAATCCCACCTTGAAAGGCATCAACGAACTCACACTGGGGAAAAGCCATACCGCTGCACTGAATGCAACAAGAGCTTTGGTCAGAGTTCACACTTGGTGAGGCACGTGAGGATCCACACTGGTGATAAACCGTACCTTTGCACTGAATGCGGTACGACGTTCACTCACAGTGCGCAACTCTGGAGTCACAAAACCGTGCACACAGGAGAAAAACTCTACAAGTGTCTTGAGTGTGGGAGAGGGTTCAGTAAGAGTTCCCACCTTATCTCTCACAAAAGGATTCACACGGGGGAAAAACCATATATCTGCCCAGACTGCGGCAAATGCTTCATCAACAACTCAAATTTAACCTTACATCGGAGAACCCACACAGGTGACAAGCCTTACTCGTGTAGTGACTGTGGCAGAAAGTTCAGCGATAAGTCTAGTTGTGTCCGCCACAGGAGAAGGCACACTGGGGAGAGGCCCTACACGTGTAATGTTTGTGACAGACGTTTTAGCAATAGCTCAAGCTGTAGAAGACACAAAGGCAGGAAGCACTCTTCTTAA